Below is a window of Carassius auratus strain Wakin chromosome 50, ASM336829v1, whole genome shotgun sequence DNA.
AGATTGATGTTCAGGCACGAGATGAAGGCGGTCATACTGATTCGTGTAAAATAATTGTTGACGTTACTGACACAAACGATAATAGTcccattattaatattatttcaaaatcaaGCCAGATATCAGAGGACTCAAAAACTGGCACTGTTTTAGCAATACTAAATATTCAAGACGTAGACTCGAGTGAAAGTGGCAAAGTTAATTGTCACCTAAATGAAAATGTTCCATTCGTCATTCAATCTTCGCCCGATGGGTTCTTCAGTTTAGTCACAGATGGTGATTTAGACCGAGAGCGCGAGTCTGAGTATAACATCAGTGTGACGTGCGCGGATGAGGGCGTGCCCTCTCTCTCCAGCAGCGTCACTCTCTCCTTACAGATATCAGATGTGAATGATAACGCGCCTGTCTTTGTCAAGAGCTCATATGAGGCCTCTGTTCAAGAAAACAATACTCCGGGTCTTTCCATATTCACAGTCAGAGCAAGAGACGCAGATTTTAACCAGAATGCCCGTGTGTCTTATATACTGGAGGACTCGTCGGTAAACGGAGTGCCGGTGTCCTCTTTAGTGTCCGTTAGTGCTGATAGTGGAGTCATACATGCAGTACGATCTTTCGATTACGAACAGATCAAAGATTTCCAGTTCCGCGTAAAAGCGCAAGACGGAGGCTCTCCTCCTCTCAGCAGCAACGTGAGCGTGAAAATAATGATTCAGGACCAGAATGACAACGCGCCTCAGGTTCTGTATCCGGTGCAGTCTGGCGCTTCTGTGGTGGCTGAAATAGTGCCTCGTTCGGCAGATGTGGGTTATCTGGTGACTAAAGTGGTGGCTGTTGATGTGGACTCTGGACAGAATGCCTGGCTCTCATATAAACTGCAGAAAGCCACAGACAGGGCTCTGTTTGAAGTGGGcttacagaatggagaaataagaaCTGTACGCCAAGTGACAGATAAAGATTCTGTGAAACAAAGACTCACTGTTGTAGTGGAGGACAACGGACAGCCCTCTCGATCAGCTACAGTCAATGTTAACGTGGCGGTGGCGGACAGCTTCCCTGAAGTGCTCTCGGAGTTCACTGACTTCACGCACGACAAGGACTACAACGACAATCTGACTTTCTATCTGGTCTTGGCCTTGGCTGTAGTTTCGTTTCTCTTTATCGTGTCTATCTTCGCCATACTGTCAGTCAAATGCTACAGATGGAGACGCGAGCGGATGTTTTACAAATCAGGAGCGAATCTTCCAGTTATTCCGTATTATCCGCCTCTTTACGCAGACGTAGGGGGCACAGGAACTTTACAGCACGTGTACAATTATGAGGTTTGCAGAACCACTGACTCCAGAAAGAGTGATCTGAAATACGGCAGACCTTGCAGTGAGAGCATCATTAGTCTGGACAGCAGCGGGACACAGACACTCACGTATGCGCAGAGAGGAAACGTGATCAATGAACAATTTGATGAGCAGGtgagaatttttattttcagtttttgtagCAGTTTACAAAATTTTTGACTGAAAAAGCATTCTAACCATACATACATGCATCCTAAGTGCTTCCAGTTTTGCATAAAATAACAAGCAAGTTGCTACTCACATAATTAGGCTGTTGTTTTCATGACGGCATAGTTGCTGTTGTTTGAAGTATTCCCCTGTTATTTATTGTCTTGTGTTAATGTCACGGATCTGATGTGGGTTTTCTccttctgtatttattttgttacgtTGGTTTTAGCATTAGGGCTTTAATGTAAGATTGTGTGtgagataaatataaaatagttatataattgtaaaattattttatcggTATTAAAATAATCTGGAGAATCTCGCATAGCTTGTTTTGGACACTTTTCTGTCTCAAAAATTCCAGAAATAATCTttctactgtttttattattattattattattattattattattattattattatgctatatACATATTTTGCAGTTTATAAATCGGCAGTGCGATTTTTAGACTGTTTTGAAGAACTTTCAA
It encodes the following:
- the LOC113067282 gene encoding protocadherin gamma-A5-like isoform X16, with the protein product MSDRTMARQVLLFIWFFSLSSALGQVSYSIPEEMAKGSLVGNIVQDLGLDLKRLKSGKARIYTGDSAEYIELNKERGVLLIKERIDREALCGQTTPCALHFQIILENPMQLYRVTVEVTDINDNAPMFSKAEMRFEINELSSSGARFILERAIDHDVGRNGMQSYSLEPTDNFVLKFQNLPDGNKAVEMVLQTPLDREKKDHISLLLTAFDGGEPQMSGTMKIHITVLDANDNVPVCSQSVYKASIAENSPKGTVLTTVSASDADQGSNGRISFSISSTADKAENIFEVDPESGLVKLIGGIDYELSKYYQIDVQARDEGGHTDSCKIIVDVTDTNDNSPIINIISKSSQISEDSKTGTVLAILNIQDVDSSESGKVNCHLNENVPFVIQSSPDGFFSLVTDGDLDRERESEYNISVTCADEGVPSLSSSVTLSLQISDVNDNAPVFVKSSYEASVQENNTPGLSIFTVRARDADFNQNARVSYILEDSSVNGVPVSSLVSVSADSGVIHAVRSFDYEQIKDFQFRVKAQDGGSPPLSSNVSVKIMIQDQNDNAPQVLYPVQSGASVVAEIVPRSADVGYLVTKVVAVDVDSGQNAWLSYKLQKATDRALFEVGLQNGEIRTVRQVTDKDSVKQRLTVVVEDNGQPSRSATVNVNVAVADSFPEVLSEFTDFTHDKDYNDNLTFYLVLALAVVSFLFIVSIFAILSVKCYRWRRERMFYKSGANLPVIPYYPPLYADVGGTGTLQHVYNYEVCRTTDSRKSDLKYGRPCSESIISLDSSGTQTLTYAQRGNVINEQFDEQQKPPNADWRFTQNQRPGPSGAAATPEVAVGTGPWPNPPTEAEQLQALMAAANEVSEATNTLGPGTMGLSTRYNPQFTLQHVPDYRQNVYIPGSTATLTSSQQQAQQALPPQQAAIAAAAAQPEPPKAAQTPASKKKPTKKEKK